A window from Clupea harengus chromosome 14, Ch_v2.0.2, whole genome shotgun sequence encodes these proteins:
- the LOC105905045 gene encoding gametocyte-specific factor 1-like, with protein MTTIRFGTSCGPSARNSFREANPHWEDDGAVDDIDADRPVQCPFDKNHVIRTCRFAYHIQKCEKNNPELAAELVMCPYNAQHRMLKHEMDKHVNKCVNRKTERSKESDVKEVLPKFQVPVNRFSAPKSEEDWETESDYTADTFVWGKPVSTHTPPQNGWVGPKPSTTKSATPGLRLPSTLPWKN; from the exons ATGACTACAATTAGGTTCGGGACCAGCTGCGGACCATCCGCAAGGAATTCCTTCAGAGAGGCAAACCCGCACTGGGAGGATGATGGCG CTGTAGACGACATAGACGCCGATAGACCTGTACAATGCCCCTTCGACAAGAACCACGTAATTCGTACGTGTCGGTTCGCATATCACATCCAGAAATGCGAAAAG AACAACCCGGAGTTGGCCGCAGAGCTGGTGATGTGCCCCTATAATGCACAACATCGCATGCTGAAACACGAGATGGACAAACACGTGAACAAATGTGTAAACAGAAAAACGGAAAGGTCGAAAGAGT CCGACGTCAAAGAAGTTCTACCGAAATTTCAAGTCCCTGTGAACAGATTTTCTGCACCCAAAAGTGAAGAGGACTGGGAGACGG AGTCAGACTACACAGCAGACACATTCGTCTGGGGTAAGCCTGTGTCTACCCACACGCCTCCCCAGAATGGTTGGGTTGG ACCTAAGCCATCAACTACAAAAAGTGCAACTCCTGGGCTACGTTTACCATCAACCCTTCCCTGGAAAAACT GA